In Sphingomonas sp. SUN019, one genomic interval encodes:
- a CDS encoding epoxide hydrolase family protein: MGNAGGERAIDIGSENERMSSETIEPFRIAIDEAVLDDLRRRLRATRWPERETVDGWGQGVPLEQARRLVDHWLTAYDWRRCEALLDGFGQYRTKIDGLGIHFLHRCSPEPGALPLILTHGWPGSVIEFHKVIDALADPVAHGGRAEDAFHVVAPSLPGYGFSDKPGEAGWGVERIARAWAVLMRRLGYDRYVAQGGDWGSAVTTALAQIGDPAVAGIHLNMIVAPPSAEDIASATEAEKVTLAALQCYQTDGNGYAQQQRTRPQTLGYGLADSPVGQAMWIFEKFHEWTDCDGDPFSVLSADEMLDNVMLYWLTNSGASSARLYWESFRSFASGTVDVPIACSLFPKEIFPPSRRWADKRYRNIVYWNELSKGGHFAAFEQPELFVEELRKGFRGMR, from the coding sequence ATGGGAAACGCGGGCGGCGAGCGCGCCATCGATATCGGATCGGAGAACGAGCGGATGAGCAGCGAGACGATCGAGCCCTTCCGGATCGCGATCGATGAGGCGGTGCTGGACGATTTGCGGCGGCGGTTGCGCGCGACGCGCTGGCCCGAGCGTGAGACGGTCGACGGCTGGGGGCAGGGCGTGCCGCTGGAGCAGGCGCGGCGGTTGGTCGATCACTGGCTGACCGCATACGACTGGCGGCGGTGCGAGGCGTTGCTCGACGGGTTCGGGCAGTATCGCACCAAAATCGACGGGCTGGGCATCCACTTTCTCCACCGCTGCTCGCCCGAACCGGGTGCGCTGCCGCTGATCCTGACCCACGGCTGGCCAGGATCGGTGATCGAATTCCATAAGGTGATCGATGCGCTGGCCGATCCGGTCGCGCATGGGGGACGCGCGGAGGACGCGTTCCATGTCGTTGCGCCGTCGCTGCCGGGCTATGGATTTTCGGACAAGCCGGGCGAGGCGGGGTGGGGCGTCGAGCGGATCGCGCGGGCGTGGGCGGTGCTGATGCGGCGGCTGGGGTACGATCGCTATGTCGCGCAGGGCGGCGATTGGGGGTCGGCGGTGACGACCGCGCTGGCGCAGATCGGCGACCCGGCGGTGGCGGGTATCCACCTGAACATGATCGTCGCGCCGCCCTCGGCGGAGGACATCGCGAGCGCGACGGAAGCGGAGAAGGTCACGTTGGCGGCGCTGCAATGCTATCAGACCGACGGCAACGGCTATGCGCAGCAGCAGCGCACGCGGCCGCAGACGTTGGGCTACGGGCTGGCCGATTCGCCGGTCGGGCAGGCGATGTGGATCTTCGAGAAGTTCCACGAATGGACCGACTGCGACGGCGATCCGTTCAGCGTGCTGAGCGCGGACGAGATGCTCGACAACGTCATGCTGTACTGGTTGACAAACAGCGGTGCGTCGTCGGCGCGGCTGTATTGGGAGAGCTTCCGAAGCTTTGCGTCGGGGACGGTCGATGTGCCGATCGCGTGCAGCCTGTTTCCGAAGGAGATATTCCCGCCGTCACGGCGCTGGGCGGACAAGAGGTATCGCAATATCGTCTACTGGAACGAACTGTCGAAGGGCGGGCATTTCGCGGCGTTCGAGCAGCCGGAGTTGTTCGTGGAGGAGTTGAGGAAGGGGTTTCGGGGGATGCGATGA
- a CDS encoding FAD-dependent oxidoreductase, producing MRHVAIIGSGPAGYYTAEACQKAFGDDVRVDIIDRLPVPYGLIRTGVAPDHQSIKAVSRRYEATALSDNVRFVGNVTVGSDVTIAELRDLYDAVVLATGAPHDNPLGIPGDDLPGVIGSAAFVGWYNGHPDFAGLSPPLHGPGAVVVGAGNVALDVARILAKTGDEFTGSDIVAHALDALGPHRIETVTILARRGPHAIAMTPKELGELGHLARATPTVDPADLPAPEADAALDPGQRKSVAHLRAFADNHELKAITVAFDFFAMPVRIEGDERVERVIVERTHINADGRASGTGETYAIPAAMVVSCIGYRTPPIDGVPYDAKLGRFANDDGRIAPGLYAVGWARRGPTGTIGTNRPDGFLIADHIGADLPEDSGKPGRAGLDALLDARGTDVVTFRDWQNIEKAEIAAARAGAPREKFIAIADMLAARK from the coding sequence ATGCGCCACGTCGCCATCATCGGATCGGGTCCGGCCGGTTACTACACCGCGGAGGCGTGTCAGAAGGCGTTCGGCGATGACGTCCGTGTCGACATCATCGATCGCCTGCCCGTCCCGTACGGCCTGATCCGCACCGGCGTCGCGCCCGATCATCAGTCGATCAAGGCGGTTTCGCGGCGGTACGAGGCGACCGCGCTCAGCGACAACGTCCGCTTCGTCGGCAACGTCACCGTCGGCAGCGACGTGACGATCGCCGAGTTGCGCGACCTGTACGACGCGGTCGTGCTGGCGACCGGCGCACCGCACGACAATCCGCTCGGCATCCCGGGCGACGATCTGCCGGGCGTGATCGGCTCGGCGGCGTTCGTCGGCTGGTACAACGGCCATCCCGATTTCGCAGGCCTGTCGCCCCCGCTTCACGGCCCCGGCGCAGTGGTGGTCGGCGCGGGCAACGTCGCGCTCGACGTCGCGCGCATCCTGGCCAAGACCGGCGACGAATTCACCGGATCGGACATCGTCGCCCACGCGCTCGACGCGCTCGGTCCGCACAGGATCGAGACGGTGACGATCCTCGCACGGCGCGGCCCGCACGCGATCGCGATGACGCCGAAGGAACTGGGCGAACTCGGCCACCTCGCGCGCGCCACCCCGACCGTCGACCCCGCCGACCTGCCCGCGCCCGAAGCCGACGCCGCGCTCGATCCGGGCCAGCGCAAGTCGGTCGCCCACCTGCGCGCGTTCGCCGACAATCACGAGCTGAAGGCGATCACCGTCGCCTTCGATTTTTTTGCGATGCCGGTGCGGATCGAGGGCGACGAACGGGTCGAACGCGTCATCGTCGAACGCACCCACATCAACGCCGATGGCCGCGCGTCGGGCACCGGCGAAACCTACGCCATCCCCGCCGCAATGGTCGTCAGCTGCATCGGCTACCGCACCCCGCCGATCGACGGCGTGCCCTACGACGCGAAGCTCGGCCGCTTCGCCAACGACGACGGCCGCATCGCGCCCGGCCTTTACGCGGTCGGCTGGGCGCGCCGCGGCCCCACCGGCACGATCGGCACGAACCGCCCCGACGGCTTCCTGATCGCCGACCATATCGGCGCAGATCTACCCGAAGACAGCGGCAAGCCCGGTCGCGCCGGACTGGACGCCTTGCTCGACGCGCGCGGGACGGACGTCGTCACCTTCCGCGACTGGCAGAATATCGAAAAGGCCGAGATCGCCGCCGCCCGGGCAGGCGCGCCGCGTGAGAAGTTCATCGCCATCGCGGACATGCTCGCGGCGCGGAAATAA
- a CDS encoding ATP-binding protein — protein sequence MTLRSICLHGPESTGKSSMAPRLARHFDSVCIAEFGRTYCERYGTDLNIADLLAIAHGHDRKTCDAVARGPYPVILDTDPLMSAVWADMLFGRRDPWFDRWNNTADLYLLFDIDLPWVEDGTRMFGSARDRARFFDLSRRELGRRGVRWEMVSGVGDQRYMNALAAIRRHAGAVAPA from the coding sequence ATGACGCTTCGTTCGATCTGCCTTCACGGACCCGAAAGCACCGGCAAGTCGAGCATGGCGCCGCGGCTGGCGCGGCATTTCGACAGTGTGTGCATCGCCGAATTCGGCCGGACCTATTGCGAGCGTTACGGCACCGATCTGAACATAGCGGATCTTCTGGCGATCGCACACGGCCATGATCGCAAGACGTGCGATGCGGTGGCGCGGGGCCCGTATCCGGTGATCCTGGACACCGATCCGCTGATGAGCGCGGTGTGGGCCGATATGCTGTTCGGGCGGCGCGATCCGTGGTTCGATCGGTGGAACAACACCGCCGATCTGTATCTGCTGTTCGACATCGACCTGCCGTGGGTCGAGGATGGGACGCGAATGTTCGGATCAGCGCGCGACCGGGCGCGCTTCTTTGATCTGTCGCGACGCGAACTGGGGCGGCGCGGGGTGCGGTGGGAAATGGTCAGTGGTGTGGGCGACCAGCGTTACATGAATGCGCTGGCGGCGATCCGGCGTCACGCGGGAGCCGTTGCTCCCGCGTGA
- a CDS encoding ATP-binding cassette domain-containing protein, with protein MSFDVDVTVRRGEAVVGAAFAGGAGVTVLFGPSGVGKTSVLMMVAGLLRPDRGHVRVGGETLYDDDARVDVPPHRRHAGVVFQEARLFPHLSVRANLLYGAPGSDGLTETAQTLDIAHLLDRWPRSLSGGEARRVAIGRALLSAPRFLLLDEPLASLDRARREEAMRAIERVRDDSHLPMLIVTHDPEEAERLGDRIVRM; from the coding sequence ATGTCCTTTGATGTAGACGTGACCGTGCGCCGCGGGGAGGCGGTGGTCGGCGCAGCGTTCGCGGGCGGGGCGGGGGTGACGGTGCTGTTCGGGCCATCGGGGGTCGGCAAGACGAGCGTGCTGATGATGGTCGCCGGGCTCTTGCGGCCGGATCGCGGGCATGTGCGCGTGGGTGGTGAGACGTTGTACGATGACGATGCGCGGGTCGACGTGCCGCCGCACCGCCGCCACGCGGGGGTGGTGTTTCAGGAGGCGCGGCTGTTTCCGCATCTCAGCGTGCGTGCGAATCTGCTCTACGGCGCGCCCGGTTCCGACGGATTGACGGAGACCGCGCAGACGCTCGACATCGCGCATCTGCTCGATCGCTGGCCGCGATCCTTGTCGGGCGGGGAGGCGCGGCGCGTGGCGATCGGGCGGGCGTTGCTGTCGGCCCCGCGGTTCCTGCTGCTCGACGAACCGCTCGCCTCGCTCGACCGGGCGCGGCGCGAGGAGGCGATGCGCGCGATCGAGCGCGTGCGCGACGACAGCCACCTCCCGATGCTGATCGTCACGCATGATCCCGAGGAAGCCGAACGCCTGGGCGACCGGATCGTCAGGATGTGA
- a CDS encoding glycosyltransferase gives MTDLRPPAALAGKRIAILSHSHVSVTKGGAEIAAHGLFRGLRAIGVDAILIACCDDAALDRIELGPNEFALPYRGALYDHFYHLAPAGVRQDLIDLLRRERIDVLNAHHFLHTGIGVFEDVAAAGIEIVYTIHEFLSICHNHGQLVTRGTDLLCEGASPGACHACYPEHSRQQFAVRSRHVARSFGPVAAFVSPSRFLAGKMTANGVPQNRMHVIENGVAGGVAAVPADRSSEERLWTFGYFGQINPFKGIDLILDACAILARDEKLAQRIRVAIHGNIIGHDGDFMDRFTAAIAGYPFLSYLGPYDNSRVGGLMARCDYVLMPSRWWENSPVVIQESFHARRPVICTGIGGMAEKVTDRVNGLHFARGDAGDLARRIVEGADPALYERLQSGIPQTVSLTSMAAKYAALFASVTPAE, from the coding sequence ATGACTGATCTCAGGCCGCCCGCCGCGCTGGCGGGAAAAAGGATCGCGATCCTCAGCCATAGTCATGTGTCGGTGACGAAGGGCGGCGCGGAGATTGCAGCGCACGGGCTGTTCCGCGGGCTGCGTGCGATCGGCGTCGACGCGATCCTGATCGCGTGCTGCGATGACGCCGCGCTCGACCGGATCGAACTGGGGCCGAACGAATTTGCGCTGCCTTATCGCGGCGCGCTCTACGATCATTTCTATCATCTGGCCCCGGCCGGCGTGCGGCAGGATTTGATCGATCTGCTTCGGCGCGAGCGGATCGACGTGCTCAACGCGCATCATTTCCTGCACACCGGGATCGGGGTGTTCGAGGATGTGGCCGCCGCGGGGATCGAGATCGTCTATACGATCCACGAATTCCTCAGCATCTGCCACAATCACGGTCAATTGGTCACGCGCGGAACCGATCTGCTGTGCGAAGGTGCGTCGCCCGGCGCATGCCATGCCTGCTACCCCGAACATTCACGCCAGCAGTTCGCGGTGCGCTCACGGCATGTCGCGCGCTCGTTCGGCCCCGTCGCGGCGTTCGTTTCGCCCAGCCGTTTCCTGGCGGGCAAGATGACGGCGAACGGCGTGCCGCAAAATCGGATGCACGTCATCGAGAACGGCGTCGCGGGCGGCGTGGCGGCGGTTCCGGCGGATCGATCGTCGGAAGAACGGCTCTGGACGTTCGGCTATTTCGGCCAGATCAATCCGTTCAAGGGCATCGATCTGATCCTCGACGCCTGCGCGATCCTAGCGCGCGACGAAAAGCTGGCGCAGCGTATCCGGGTCGCGATCCACGGCAATATCATCGGCCATGACGGCGACTTCATGGACCGCTTCACCGCCGCGATCGCCGGTTACCCGTTCCTTTCCTACCTCGGCCCGTACGATAACAGCCGCGTCGGCGGACTGATGGCGCGGTGCGATTATGTGCTGATGCCCAGCAGATGGTGGGAAAATTCGCCCGTCGTGATTCAGGAATCCTTCCACGCGCGGCGGCCGGTGATCTGCACCGGCATTGGCGGGATGGCGGAAAAAGTCACCGACCGTGTTAACGGGCTGCACTTCGCGCGCGGGGACGCCGGCGATCTGGCGCGGCGCATCGTCGAAGGCGCAGACCCCGCGCTGTACGAACGCCTGCAATCGGGCATCCCGCAAACAGTTTCGCTCACGTCGATGGCGGCGAAATACGCCGCGCTCTTCGCGTCGGTCACACCGGCCGAATAA
- a CDS encoding TIGR02281 family clan AA aspartic protease gives MPLADLAPHLPLILLLAAIIVIGAFVRRIPIIGTLFSLAIWAALLAALVIVLGQRERFDPYIGRIAEALNIRDQKVVGAETRIRMSPDGHFWANVRFAGVERRMLIDSGATLTALSVDTAAAANLPVQDTLFPVLLRTANGTIRAQTSEVAELRIGNIVARDVPVVVSPAFGRSDILGMNFLSRLASWRVEGRTLILTPHHPQDTTS, from the coding sequence ATGCCGCTCGCAGACCTCGCCCCGCACCTGCCGCTGATCCTGCTGCTCGCAGCCATCATCGTGATCGGCGCGTTCGTCCGGCGTATCCCCATAATCGGTACGTTGTTCAGTCTCGCCATCTGGGCCGCCCTACTCGCCGCACTGGTGATCGTGCTCGGCCAACGCGAGCGTTTCGATCCGTATATCGGGCGCATCGCAGAGGCGCTGAACATCCGGGACCAGAAGGTGGTCGGCGCTGAAACCCGCATCCGCATGTCGCCAGACGGACATTTCTGGGCGAATGTCCGCTTCGCCGGAGTCGAGCGACGGATGCTGATCGACAGCGGCGCGACGCTGACCGCGCTGTCGGTCGACACCGCCGCCGCGGCGAATTTGCCGGTGCAGGACACGCTGTTCCCGGTCCTGCTGCGCACCGCCAACGGTACGATCCGCGCGCAAACATCCGAGGTCGCCGAACTGCGGATCGGCAACATCGTCGCGCGCGACGTGCCGGTCGTCGTCTCCCCCGCGTTCGGACGCAGCGACATCCTCGGCATGAACTTCCTGTCGCGCCTCGCGTCGTGGCGGGTCGAGGGACGGACCCTGATCCTGACCCCGCATCACCCGCAAGACACTACATCCTGA
- the modA gene encoding molybdate ABC transporter substrate-binding protein encodes MRRILSLILSIAALCAVPVAAQERAPLVLAAASLQESLGAAADAWAGKGHARPVVSFAASSALARQVLAGARADLFVSADEEWMDALAAKKLIAAGTRANLAGNRLVIVAAAGTRGGVPARGAGLARVLSRGALAMADPDAVPAGKYGRAALKKLGAWDAVAPKVVRAENVRAALALVERGAAPFGIVYATDARASAKVRVAGVFPADSHPPIVYPVARLAGATNPAAEGFRRFLLSRAGKAIFRRYGFSAR; translated from the coding sequence ATGCGGCGTATCCTGAGCCTGATCCTCTCGATCGCAGCGTTGTGTGCTGTGCCCGTGGCAGCGCAGGAGCGCGCACCGCTGGTGCTGGCGGCGGCGAGTCTGCAGGAATCGCTTGGTGCGGCGGCGGATGCTTGGGCCGGGAAGGGTCATGCACGGCCGGTGGTGTCGTTTGCGGCGTCGTCGGCGCTGGCGCGGCAGGTTCTGGCGGGCGCGCGAGCGGATTTGTTCGTCTCGGCTGACGAGGAATGGATGGATGCGCTGGCGGCGAAGAAGCTGATCGCGGCGGGGACGCGCGCGAACCTGGCCGGCAACCGGCTGGTGATCGTCGCGGCGGCCGGGACGCGGGGTGGCGTGCCCGCGCGGGGCGCCGGGCTGGCGCGGGTGCTGTCGCGCGGTGCGCTGGCGATGGCCGATCCCGATGCGGTGCCCGCAGGGAAGTACGGGCGCGCGGCGCTGAAGAAGCTCGGCGCGTGGGACGCGGTTGCGCCGAAGGTGGTGCGGGCGGAGAACGTGCGCGCCGCGCTGGCGCTGGTCGAGCGTGGGGCCGCGCCGTTCGGGATCGTCTATGCGACTGATGCGAGGGCGTCGGCGAAGGTGCGCGTCGCGGGGGTGTTTCCGGCCGACAGCCATCCGCCGATCGTCTATCCGGTCGCGCGGCTGGCGGGGGCGACCAATCCGGCAGCGGAGGGGTTCCGGCGCTTTTTGCTGTCGCGCGCGGGCAAGGCGATCTTCCGGCGCTATGGTTTTTCGGCGCGCTGA
- a CDS encoding CsgG/HfaB family protein, whose protein sequence is MSKSLLSLGLVALTLTATDASAQRLAKPSSGQRLQQATANDVPRCARKLGTLSIVDGDDPRPWTQYSLSPPSKLLKVLVQRSGCFNLVDRGSGLQAARLERDIGGDLGLQRRSNVGQGQIKAADYVLVAEIQGANSNVSGGGGAAGIGGLIGGRFGGLLGGIGSKKMEANTVLSITNVRTTETIATEDGYAAKNNLTFGAGGGAGFFGGGAAAVGGGYDNTDIGRIVTLSFIQAYSKLVTGLGLVQPGDAGTAQAAPAKTYTAQGPVTMRTSALATAKAVRTLPPGAIVYPTGNKNGLWWEVADENDNVGWVLNTRLAPSQ, encoded by the coding sequence ATGTCGAAGTCATTGCTGTCGCTGGGTCTGGTCGCCTTGACGCTGACCGCCACCGATGCATCCGCACAACGCCTGGCGAAACCATCGAGCGGGCAACGCCTGCAGCAGGCGACTGCGAACGACGTGCCGCGCTGCGCCCGCAAACTCGGCACGCTGTCGATCGTCGACGGCGACGATCCGCGCCCGTGGACCCAGTACAGCCTGTCCCCGCCGTCGAAGCTGCTGAAGGTGCTGGTCCAGCGATCGGGCTGCTTCAACCTAGTCGATCGCGGATCGGGCCTGCAAGCTGCCCGGCTGGAGCGCGATATCGGGGGCGATCTCGGACTGCAACGCCGCTCGAATGTCGGACAGGGCCAGATCAAGGCGGCAGACTATGTGCTGGTCGCCGAAATTCAGGGCGCCAATTCCAACGTCAGCGGCGGCGGCGGCGCGGCCGGCATCGGCGGGCTGATCGGTGGTCGCTTCGGCGGGCTGCTCGGCGGGATCGGCAGCAAGAAGATGGAGGCGAACACCGTCCTGTCGATCACCAACGTCCGCACGACGGAGACGATCGCGACCGAGGACGGCTATGCCGCGAAGAACAACCTGACGTTCGGCGCAGGCGGCGGGGCCGGGTTCTTCGGCGGCGGCGCGGCGGCGGTCGGTGGTGGGTACGACAATACCGACATCGGACGCATCGTGACGCTGTCGTTCATTCAGGCCTATTCGAAACTGGTCACCGGACTCGGTCTCGTCCAGCCGGGCGACGCTGGCACAGCACAGGCTGCCCCGGCGAAAACCTATACCGCACAAGGCCCGGTCACGATGCGCACCAGCGCGCTCGCGACCGCAAAGGCTGTCCGCACACTGCCACCGGGCGCGATCGTTTATCCCACCGGCAACAAGAACGGCCTGTGGTGGGAGGTCGCCGACGAAAACGACAACGTCGGCTGGGTGCTGAACACCAGGCTCGCGCCGTCGCAGTGA
- the pnuC gene encoding nicotinamide riboside transporter PnuC, producing MGVLDWIATVLGVACVALAALRSVWTFPTAIVSVALLGVVVFREQLYSDALLQAFFVAANVYGWLNWARARQATGVVAVERMTRAARWRWGAGIVAATVVWGTAMAALTDASFPWWDAGIAMASVAAQVLMARRKLENWVLWIAVDVASVPLYLAKGLYLFAGLYVIYLALAIWGFVDWRRAARSEAVAA from the coding sequence ATGGGGGTGCTCGACTGGATCGCGACAGTGCTGGGCGTGGCGTGCGTCGCATTGGCGGCACTTCGCAGCGTATGGACGTTCCCGACCGCGATCGTGTCGGTGGCGCTGCTGGGCGTCGTGGTGTTTCGCGAGCAATTGTACAGCGACGCGTTGCTGCAGGCGTTTTTCGTGGCGGCGAACGTCTATGGCTGGTTGAACTGGGCCCGGGCGCGTCAGGCGACGGGCGTCGTGGCGGTCGAGCGGATGACGCGGGCGGCGCGGTGGCGTTGGGGTGCGGGAATCGTGGCGGCGACGGTCGTGTGGGGTACGGCGATGGCCGCGCTGACCGACGCGTCGTTTCCGTGGTGGGATGCCGGAATCGCGATGGCTAGCGTCGCGGCGCAGGTGCTGATGGCGCGACGGAAACTGGAGAATTGGGTGTTGTGGATCGCGGTGGACGTGGCGTCGGTGCCGCTCTACCTCGCCAAGGGACTGTATCTGTTCGCGGGGCTGTACGTGATCTATCTGGCGCTCGCGATTTGGGGTTTCGTCGACTGGCGGCGCGCGGCGCGATCGGAAGCCGTCGCCGCATGA
- the lepA gene encoding translation elongation factor 4 — protein MATELSKIRNFSIIAHIDHGKSTLADRLIQATGGLTDREMSEQVLDNMDIERERGITIKAQTVRLDWKGHVLNLMDTPGHVDFAYEVSRSLAACEGALLVVDAAQGVEAQTLANVYQSIEHDHEIVPVINKIDLPAAEPEKVRTEIEDVIGIDASNAVLASAKTGIGITEILDAIVERIPPPKGDADAPLKAMLVDSWYDPYLGVVILIRVIDGVLKKGQQIKFMQAGTVHLVDRVGCFRPKIEQLTELGTGEIGFITAQIKEVAQTRVGDTITDAKRPAAQALEGFKLVQPVVFCGLFPVDANDFEKLRESISKLRLNDASFSFEMETSAALGFGFRCGFLGLLHLEIIQERLTREYDLDLITTAPSVVYQIDLSHGQGHLELHNPADMPDPNKIDTISEPWIEATIYVPDEYLGSILKLCQDRRGIQKNLTYVGGRAQATYELPLNEVVFDFYDRLKSLSKGYASFDYHQIGYREGDLVKMGILVNEEPVDALSMIVHRGTAETRGRGMCERLKELIPRHLFKIPIQAAIGGKVIARETISAMRKDVTAKCYGGDATRKKKLLEKQKKGKLKMREYGNVSIPQEAFIAALRMGDDG, from the coding sequence ATGGCCACCGAACTTTCAAAGATCCGCAATTTTTCCATCATCGCGCATATCGACCACGGCAAGTCGACGCTCGCCGACCGGCTGATCCAGGCCACCGGCGGGCTGACCGACCGCGAGATGAGCGAGCAGGTGCTCGACAACATGGATATCGAGCGCGAGCGCGGGATCACCATCAAGGCGCAGACCGTCCGGCTCGACTGGAAGGGTCACGTCCTGAACCTGATGGATACGCCGGGCCACGTCGACTTCGCCTATGAGGTCAGCCGGAGTCTCGCCGCGTGCGAGGGCGCGTTGCTGGTGGTGGACGCGGCGCAGGGCGTCGAGGCGCAGACGCTGGCCAACGTGTACCAGTCGATCGAGCATGACCATGAGATCGTGCCGGTCATCAACAAGATCGACCTGCCCGCCGCCGAGCCTGAAAAGGTCCGCACCGAGATCGAGGATGTGATCGGCATCGATGCGTCGAATGCGGTGCTGGCCAGCGCCAAGACCGGGATCGGGATCACCGAAATCCTCGACGCGATCGTCGAGCGGATTCCGCCGCCCAAGGGCGATGCCGACGCGCCGCTGAAGGCGATGCTGGTCGACAGCTGGTACGACCCGTATCTGGGCGTCGTCATCCTGATCCGGGTGATCGACGGCGTGCTGAAAAAGGGTCAGCAGATCAAGTTCATGCAGGCCGGGACGGTGCATCTGGTCGACCGCGTCGGGTGTTTCCGCCCGAAGATCGAACAGCTTACCGAGCTCGGTACGGGCGAAATCGGCTTTATCACCGCACAGATCAAGGAAGTCGCGCAGACCCGTGTCGGCGACACGATCACCGACGCCAAGCGTCCCGCGGCGCAGGCGCTGGAGGGCTTCAAGCTGGTCCAGCCGGTGGTGTTCTGCGGCCTGTTCCCGGTCGATGCGAACGATTTCGAGAAATTGCGCGAGAGCATTTCCAAACTCCGGTTGAACGACGCGTCATTCAGCTTCGAGATGGAGACGAGCGCCGCCTTAGGCTTCGGCTTCCGTTGCGGATTTCTAGGCCTGCTGCACTTGGAGATCATCCAGGAGCGGCTGACGCGCGAATACGACCTCGACCTGATCACCACCGCGCCGAGCGTGGTGTACCAGATCGACCTGAGCCACGGGCAGGGGCATCTGGAACTCCACAACCCCGCCGACATGCCCGATCCGAACAAGATCGACACGATCAGCGAACCTTGGATCGAGGCGACGATCTACGTTCCCGACGAGTATCTCGGGTCGATCCTGAAACTGTGTCAGGACCGCCGCGGTATCCAGAAGAACCTGACCTATGTCGGCGGGCGCGCGCAGGCGACGTACGAACTGCCGCTGAACGAGGTGGTGTTCGATTTCTACGACCGGCTGAAGTCGCTGTCGAAGGGTTATGCGAGCTTCGATTATCACCAGATCGGCTACCGCGAGGGCGACCTCGTCAAGATGGGCATCCTGGTCAACGAAGAGCCGGTCGATGCGCTCAGCATGATCGTCCACCGCGGCACCGCCGAGACGCGCGGGCGCGGTATGTGCGAGCGGCTGAAGGAACTGATCCCGCGTCACCTGTTCAAGATCCCGATCCAGGCAGCGATCGGCGGCAAGGTGATTGCGCGCGAAACAATCAGCGCGATGCGCAAGGACGTGACAGCCAAATGCTATGGTGGCGACGCGACGCGCAAGAAGAAGCTGCTGGAAAAACAGAAGAAGGGAAAGCTGAAGATGCGTGAATACGGTAACGTCAGCATCCCGCAGGAAGCCTTCATCGCGGCGTTGCGCATGGGCGACGACGGATAA
- the modB gene encoding molybdate ABC transporter permease subunit — protein sequence MDEGVWAVVRLSLLVGGVATIATLPIAFALAWLLARGRFPGKVLLDALVHLPLVVPPVVTGWVLLLAFAPAGPIGGLLEAWFGVTVLFRWTGAAIASGVMALPLMVRAMRLGIEGVDRRLEQAARTLGAGRWRAFRTITLPLALPGLLAGAVLGFARGLGEFGATITFVSNVPGETQTLPLAIYAALQRPGGEPAVWMLSAIAVAISLVALVASEWLARRQGRGVHVL from the coding sequence ATGGACGAAGGCGTATGGGCGGTCGTGCGGCTGTCGCTGCTGGTCGGCGGCGTAGCGACGATCGCGACGCTGCCGATCGCGTTCGCGCTGGCGTGGTTGCTGGCGCGCGGGCGGTTTCCGGGGAAGGTGTTGCTCGACGCGCTGGTCCATCTGCCGCTGGTCGTACCGCCGGTAGTGACGGGGTGGGTGCTGCTGCTCGCCTTCGCGCCCGCCGGGCCGATCGGCGGGTTGCTGGAGGCGTGGTTCGGAGTTACCGTGCTGTTCCGCTGGACCGGCGCGGCGATCGCCAGCGGGGTGATGGCGCTGCCGCTGATGGTGCGCGCGATGCGGTTGGGGATCGAGGGCGTCGACCGGCGGCTGGAACAGGCCGCGCGGACCTTGGGCGCGGGGCGGTGGCGGGCGTTTAGAACGATCACGCTGCCGCTCGCGTTGCCTGGCTTGCTGGCGGGCGCGGTCCTGGGGTTCGCGCGTGGGCTGGGCGAGTTCGGCGCGACGATCACCTTCGTGTCGAACGTGCCGGGCGAGACGCAGACCCTGCCGCTGGCGATCTATGCCGCGCTCCAGCGGCCTGGCGGCGAGCCGGCGGTGTGGATGCTTTCCGCGATTGCGGTGGCGATCAGCCTGGTCGCGCTGGTCGCGTCGGAATGGCTCGCACGGCGGCAGGGCAGGGGCGTCCATGTCCTTTGA